The DNA window CGGTGACGCCGAGCGCCGCCGGCACCTGTTGCAGGGCGATGACCACGGCGATGCCGGCGGTGAAGCCCTCGATCACCGGGGTCGGCAGGTAGCGGGCGTAGCGGCCGAGGCGGGCCAGGGCGAGGGCGAGCAGGATGAGTCCGGCCAGCGCGCCGACCATCAGCACGCCCCGGGCGCCGAAGCGCTGCACCACCGGCACGAGCACCACGGTCATCGCGCCGGTGGGGCCGGAGACCTGCAGGTTGGAGCCGCCGAAGATCGCGGCGACGGCCCCGGCGACCACGGCCGTGACCAGCCCGGCCTGCGCGCCGAGCCCGGACGTGACGCCGAAGGCGAGTGCCAGGGGCAGCGCCACCACGGCCACGGTGAGCCCCGCGAGCAGGTCGCGGCGGGGCGATCGGCGGACCGCCGCCAGGTCGGACCGGCCCGGCAGCAGCCCGGACAGCCGGGTCCGGAGCAGCCGACCGACCCGCCGCGGCCCACCGCCGGGGGCGTTCGGCCGGGGCGGGCCGCCGGCGGCGGTGGAGGTCGGGGCCGCCGCGTTCACCGCTCCCCGTCCCCGGCGCGCAGCTCGTCGAGGAGGGCGTCCCGGTCGGTGAGGACCGCGCCGAGGATCCGCCGGCCGGCGGCGAGCAGGTCGGCCACGTCGGGGGTGCTGAGCGAGTACACGACCAGCGGACCGTCCCGGTGCGAGGTGACCATGCCGGCCCGCCGCAGCACGGCGAGCTGCTGGGAGAGGTTGGACGGCTCGACGTCGATGGCGGCGAGCAGGTCGCGGACCGGCTTCGACCCGTCCTGGAGCAGTTCGAGCACCCGGATCCGGACCGGATGCCCGAGGGTGCGGAACAACTCGGCCTTGGCCTGGTACAGCGGCACGGACATGACGACCCCTCCCCGGTGACTCTGAAGACTTTACCACTTGCAAAAGTCTTCAATTCGGGGCCGGATCCGCTACCCGACCAGGTCGTTGACGCAGCGCAGGACCGGACGGGCGGTGAGGGCCGCCGGGTCGAGCCGCTCCGCCGCGGTGACCGTGAAGGTGGTCGACTCCCCCGGCAGCAGGGTGACCAGGGCCTGGTCGACCTGCCCCGACGGGTGCAGCCGGTCCGGGTAGAGGATCAGGTCGCGCAGCACCGTCCGCGCGGTCACCCGGACGCGCTGGGCGTCGCCTGCCGGCTCGACCGTCGCGTCCAGCTCGGCGGCGGGCCACTCGACCTCCCGGTCGGTGGCGAAGAACCACAGCGCCCGCTCGGCGGTCTCCCCCGCCTCCGCGACCAGCAGCTCCCGCCGGGCCTCGTCCGGCCGTGCCAGCTCCGCGGGCAGCGCCAGCACCACCGAGGAGTACGCGGGGACGTCGAGGTCCACCGCGGTCTTCGCCCTCGGCTCCCCGGTGAGGGTGAGCCGGGTGACCGTGGCCGGCGCGTGCCACGCCTCGCCGGTCTCGTTCACCGCCACCAGCGCGAGCCCGCCGTCGCGCGGCTGCACGGTGAGCAGCCGGGCGGCGTAGGCGCGGCGGAGCGCGTACCAGAGGGGTTTGCGCCGGCCGTCGCCGTCGACGGCCGACCAGGAGGTGACCGGCCAGCAGTCGTTGAGCTGCCACACGATGGCGCCCATGCAGACGGGCCGGTGCGAGCGGAAGTGCTCGACGCCGAGCTGGATGGCCCGGGCCTGGTTGAGCTGGGTGAGGTAGTGCCAGTCGTCGAAGTCGGCGGGCGTCGGCAGGTGGGCGTCGAGGCCGCGCCGGAGTTTCCGGTCCCCGTCGGCGGCCTTCTGGTGGTGCGCCATCCCGGGCGAGTCGGGGGCGAGCGGCTCGTCGGAGAGGGCCCGGCGCAGCGTCGCGTACGCCGGGGGCGCCTGGTAGCCGAACTCGGCGACGAAGCGGGGCACGTACTCCCGGTACTTCGTGTAGTCGTCGGTGTTCCACACGTCCCAGATGTGCGTGGTGCCGTGCGCCGGGTCGTTGGGGTGCACGTCCTCGCTGCCCGACCAGGGGCTGCCCGGCCAGTAGGGCCGGGTCGGGTCCAGCTCGGCGACGACGGTGGGCAGCAGGTCCAGGTAGTAGCCGCGCCCCCAGGTGCGACCGGCCAGGGGCTCCTGCCAGTCCCAGTCGTACCAGCCCCAGATGTTCTCGTTGTTGCCGGTCCAGAGCACCAGCGACGGATGGCTCGCCAGCCGGGTGACCTGCTCCCGCGCCTCCGCCTCGACCTCGGTGCGGAACGGCTCCTCCTCCGGGTAGGCAGCGCACGCGAAGAGGAAGTCCTGCTGCACCAGCAGGCCCCGCTCGTCGGCCAGCTCGTAGAAGTCCTCCGACTCGTAGCGGCCGCCGCCCCAGACCCGCAGCAGGTTGACGTTCGCGCCGACCGCCTGCCCGAAGCGCTCGGCGAGGCGGGCCCGGGTGACCCGGTTGGGGAAGGCGTCGTCGGGGATCCAGTTGACCCCCTTCACGAAGACCGGCACCCCGTTGACGTGCAGGGTGAACGCGGAGCCGTGCGCGTCGGGGGCGGTGTCCAGGCGTACCGAGCGGAAGCCGATCCGGCGGGACCAGGCGTCCAGCGGCCGGCCGTCGGCGGCGCGGAGGGTCACGTCGAGGTCGTGGAGGGGCTGGTCGCCGTACCCGACGGGCCACCAGAGCGCCGGGTCGCGGACGGTGAGGGTCGCGACGGCGCGGTGCTCCCCCGGCGGGACGGTGACCTCGACGGCGGCGCCCGCCACGGTGGCGTGGACGGTGAGCGGGTCGTCCTGCGTCCGCTCGACCTCGACGTGCAGCTCCACCCGGCCGGTGTTCCCATCGACCGTGACCAGCGGCCGGACGGTCGCCAGCCGGGCGACCGACCAGGCGTGCAACCCGATCTCCTGCCAGATGCCGGCGGTGACCAGGGTCGGCCCCCAGTCCCAGCCGAAGTTGCAGGCGGTCTTGCGGATGAAGTGGAACGGCTCCGGGTACGCGTTGGGCCGGTCGCCGAGCCGGTCCCGGTGCGCCTCGGCGTAGCGGTACGGCGAGTCGAAGCGCACGGTGAGGGTGTTGGCGCCCGGCCGGAGCAGTGGGCCGACCGGGAACCGGTGGCCCCGGTGCTGGTTCTCGGTGCGGCCGACCTCGGTGCCGTTGACGGTGATCGTGGCGACCGTGTCCAGGCCGGCGCAGACCAGGTCGACCCGCTCGTCGTCGCCGGGCCGCCAGTCGACGGTGGTCTCGTAGACCCAGTCGGTGCGGCCGATCCAGCCGAGGCGGTTCTCGTTGTCGTCGAGGTACGGGTCGGGGATGAGGCCGGCCGCCAGCAGGTCGGTGTGCACCTCTCCGGGGACGGTCGCCGGCACCACCTGCCCGGCGACCTCCGGCGGCACCTGCGGGCCGGGCACCGCCCGCAGCAGCCAACCCTCGTGCAGCGTCTGACGGCTCACGACTTCACCGCGCCTTCCATGATTCCGCGGACGATCTGTCGTCCACCGATGAACAGCATGACCAGCAGGGGCCCGGTGGCGATGAACGCCCCGGCCAGCACCCGCCGGTAGATCACGTAGTTGCCGCTGGCCAGGTCGGAGACCGCGACCATCGAGGTCGGGAAGTCGGTGCCGCTCAGCGTGATGAGCGGCCACTGGAAGTCGTTCCAGGTGGCCACGAAGGTGAGCAGCCCGAGCACGGCCAGGGCCGGGCGGATCGCCGGCAGCACGATGCTGGCGTACACCCGCATGGTCGTGGCGCCGTCCATGCGGGCCGACTCGACCAGCTCGTCGGGAACCGTGTTGACGATGAACTGCCGCATGTAGAACACGCCGAACGCGGTGACCAGCCCGGGGGCGATGACCGCGAGCAGGGTGCCGTTCCAGCCGAGCTTGCCCATCACGATGTAGAGCGCCACGATGCCGAGCTGGTT is part of the Micromonospora halotolerans genome and encodes:
- a CDS encoding carbohydrate ABC transporter permease, translated to MGRAPQETQAGLWTYLFLALTMLFAAFPLYWMFVIATSDDEALAKLPPAIVPGDRFLTNVDEVFSLQDVYFAASLVNSVIVATVVTASVLFFCSLAGFAFAKLRFKGSNALMLFVVLTLTVPNQLGIVALYIVMGKLGWNGTLLAVIAPGLVTAFGVFYMRQFIVNTVPDELVESARMDGATTMRVYASIVLPAIRPALAVLGLLTFVATWNDFQWPLITLSGTDFPTSMVAVSDLASGNYVIYRRVLAGAFIATGPLLVMLFIGGRQIVRGIMEGAVKS
- a CDS encoding glycoside hydrolase family 2 protein, whose protein sequence is MSRQTLHEGWLLRAVPGPQVPPEVAGQVVPATVPGEVHTDLLAAGLIPDPYLDDNENRLGWIGRTDWVYETTVDWRPGDDERVDLVCAGLDTVATITVNGTEVGRTENQHRGHRFPVGPLLRPGANTLTVRFDSPYRYAEAHRDRLGDRPNAYPEPFHFIRKTACNFGWDWGPTLVTAGIWQEIGLHAWSVARLATVRPLVTVDGNTGRVELHVEVERTQDDPLTVHATVAGAAVEVTVPPGEHRAVATLTVRDPALWWPVGYGDQPLHDLDVTLRAADGRPLDAWSRRIGFRSVRLDTAPDAHGSAFTLHVNGVPVFVKGVNWIPDDAFPNRVTRARLAERFGQAVGANVNLLRVWGGGRYESEDFYELADERGLLVQQDFLFACAAYPEEEPFRTEVEAEAREQVTRLASHPSLVLWTGNNENIWGWYDWDWQEPLAGRTWGRGYYLDLLPTVVAELDPTRPYWPGSPWSGSEDVHPNDPAHGTTHIWDVWNTDDYTKYREYVPRFVAEFGYQAPPAYATLRRALSDEPLAPDSPGMAHHQKAADGDRKLRRGLDAHLPTPADFDDWHYLTQLNQARAIQLGVEHFRSHRPVCMGAIVWQLNDCWPVTSWSAVDGDGRRKPLWYALRRAYAARLLTVQPRDGGLALVAVNETGEAWHAPATVTRLTLTGEPRAKTAVDLDVPAYSSVVLALPAELARPDEARRELLVAEAGETAERALWFFATDREVEWPAAELDATVEPAGDAQRVRVTARTVLRDLILYPDRLHPSGQVDQALVTLLPGESTTFTVTAAERLDPAALTARPVLRCVNDLVG
- a CDS encoding ArsR/SmtB family transcription factor, which produces MSVPLYQAKAELFRTLGHPVRIRVLELLQDGSKPVRDLLAAIDVEPSNLSQQLAVLRRAGMVTSHRDGPLVVYSLSTPDVADLLAAGRRILGAVLTDRDALLDELRAGDGER